In Trifolium pratense cultivar HEN17-A07 linkage group LG7, ARS_RC_1.1, whole genome shotgun sequence, a genomic segment contains:
- the LOC123898753 gene encoding uncharacterized protein LOC123898753 isoform X3, translated as MSNIEDNKELGQMDVDASEGSVNMPSSQQQEATLKKKYGGIVPKKPPLISKDHERAYFDSADWALGKQGGQKPKGPLEALRPKLQPTQQQTRYRKSPYAPSGEGGSVPSEDAPSNE; from the exons ATGTCAAACATAGAGGATAACAAAGAACTTGGACAGATGGACGTGGATGCATCTGAGGGGTCAGTTAATATGCCATCGTCCCAGCAGCAG GAGGCAACTCTGAAGAAAAAATATGGAGGAATTGTGCCAAAAAAACCACCACTTATTTCTAAG GACCATGAGCGTGCTTACTTTGATTCCGCTGATTGGGCATTGGGAAAG CAAGGCGGTCAGAAGCCCAAGGGACCACTTGAGGCTCTTCGGCCTAAACTACAG CCAACACAGCAACAAACACGTTACCGGAAATCTCCTTATGCTCCTTCGGGTGAAG GTGGAAGTGTTCCATCTGAGGATGCACCTTCCAATGAGTAA
- the LOC123898753 gene encoding uncharacterized protein LOC123898753 isoform X1 — translation MSNIEDNKELGQMDVDASEGSVNMPSSQQQEATLKKKYGGIVPKKPPLISKDHERAYFDSADWALGKVLLEKHTFVIVAYIELSHTLLFRRVKQQGGQKPKGPLEALRPKLQPTQQQTRYRKSPYAPSGEEGGSVPSEDAPSNE, via the exons ATGTCAAACATAGAGGATAACAAAGAACTTGGACAGATGGACGTGGATGCATCTGAGGGGTCAGTTAATATGCCATCGTCCCAGCAGCAG GAGGCAACTCTGAAGAAAAAATATGGAGGAATTGTGCCAAAAAAACCACCACTTATTTCTAAG GACCATGAGCGTGCTTACTTTGATTCCGCTGATTGGGCATTGGGAAAGGTACTTCTAGAAAAACACACCTTTGTAATAGTTGCTTACATTGAACTATCTCACACTCTTCTGTTTCGTCGTGTGAAACAGCAAGGCGGTCAGAAGCCCAAGGGACCACTTGAGGCTCTTCGGCCTAAACTACAG CCAACACAGCAACAAACACGTTACCGGAAATCTCCTTATGCTCCTTCGGGTGAAG AAGGTGGAAGTGTTCCATCTGAGGATGCACCTTCCAATGAGTAA
- the LOC123898753 gene encoding uncharacterized protein LOC123898753 isoform X2 encodes MSNIEDNKELGQMDVDASEGSVNMPSSQQQEATLKKKYGGIVPKKPPLISKDHERAYFDSADWALGKQGGQKPKGPLEALRPKLQPTQQQTRYRKSPYAPSGEEGGSVPSEDAPSNE; translated from the exons ATGTCAAACATAGAGGATAACAAAGAACTTGGACAGATGGACGTGGATGCATCTGAGGGGTCAGTTAATATGCCATCGTCCCAGCAGCAG GAGGCAACTCTGAAGAAAAAATATGGAGGAATTGTGCCAAAAAAACCACCACTTATTTCTAAG GACCATGAGCGTGCTTACTTTGATTCCGCTGATTGGGCATTGGGAAAG CAAGGCGGTCAGAAGCCCAAGGGACCACTTGAGGCTCTTCGGCCTAAACTACAG CCAACACAGCAACAAACACGTTACCGGAAATCTCCTTATGCTCCTTCGGGTGAAG AAGGTGGAAGTGTTCCATCTGAGGATGCACCTTCCAATGAGTAA
- the LOC123898693 gene encoding GDP-mannose transporter GONST3-like, whose product MDVDASEGSVNSPSSQQQKGVTVNVKNLNMNAVNENGIVGNWYTSVVHQISIYGVAAGYCLSASLLSIINKWAVMKFPYPGALTALQYFTSAAGVLLCGRLKVVEHDKLDLITMWRFLPAAIIFYLSLFTNSELLLHANVDTFIVFRSAVPIFVAVGESVFLHRPWPSLKTWASLGTIFAGSVLYVATDYQFTFAAYMWAVAYLVSMTIDFVYIKHVVTTIELNTWGLVLYNNIEALLLFPVELLIMGELKKIKHEITDESDWYSFPVVLPVALSCLFGLAISFFGFSCRRAISATGFTVLGIVNKLLTVMINLVIWDKHSTWVGTVGLLICMLGGVMYQQSTSKPKDVKQVTVEETEEEQLKLLEMQASSETDISDIEVNKSREGN is encoded by the exons ATGGACGTGGATGCATCTGAGGGGTCAGTTAACAGCCCATCGTCCCAGCAGCAG AAAGGGGTTACTGTGAATGTGAAGAATTTGAATATGAATGCGGTGAATGAGAATGGTATTGTTGGAAATTGGTACACTTCAGTTGTTcatcaaatttcaatttatgGTGTTGCTGCTGGTTACTGTTTATCTGCATCATTACTGTCAATTATCAACAAATGGGCTGTCATGAAATTCCCTTATCCGGGTGCGCTTACCGCCTTGCAGTACTTTACTAGTGCCGCCGGAGTTTTACTCTGTGGAAGGCTCAAGGTTGTCGAACACGACAAGCTTGATTTGATCACAATGTGGCGGTTTTTACCGGctgctattattttttatctgtCACTATTTACCAATAGTGAGTTGCTGTTACATGCCAATGTGGATACTTTCATTGTGTTCCGATCGGCTGTTCCAATTTTTGTTGCTGTAGGGGAGTCGGTGTTTTTGCATCGGCCATGGCCGTCTTTGAAGACGTGGGCTTCATTGGGTACTATATTCGCTGGTAGTGTGCTTTATGTTGCAACTGATTATCAGTTTACATTTGCGGCTTATATGTGGGCGGTGGCGTATTTGGTTAGTATGACGATAGATTTTGTTTACATTAAGCATGTGGTTACGACGATTGAATTGAATACTTGGGGTCTCGTGTTGTATAATAATATTGAGGCTCTTCTGTTGTTTCCGGTGGAATTGTTGATAATGGGTGAGTTGAAGAAGATAAAGCATGAGATCACGGATGAGTCTGATTGGTATTCTTTTCCCGTGGTTTTGCCTGTGGCGTTGTCGTGCTTGTTTGGTCTTGCGATTTCTTTCTTTGGATTTTCGTGTCGCAGGGCTATTTCTGCAACTGGGTTTACTGTTCTTGGTATAGTGAACAAGTTGTTGACAGTTATGATTAATTTGGTGATATGGGATAAGCACTCGACGTGGGTGGGTACAGTGGGACTTTTGATTTGTATGCTAGGTGGGGTTATGTATCAGCAATCAACAAGTAAACCGAAAGATGTAAAACAGGTCACTGTAGAAGAAACGGAGGAGGAACAGCTGAAATTGCTTGAAATGCAAGCCAGTTCCGAGACCGACATTAGTGATATTGAAGTTAATAAATCAAGGGAAGGAAATTGA